A genomic segment from Nocardiopsis sp. Huas11 encodes:
- the rpsJ gene encoding 30S ribosomal protein S10 translates to MAGQKIRIRLKAYDHEVIDSSARKIVETVTRTGAQVAGPVPLPTEKNVYCVIRSPHKYKDSREHFEMRTHKRLIDIIDPTPKTVDSLMRLDLPAGVDIEIKL, encoded by the coding sequence ATGGCGGGACAGAAGATCCGCATTCGGCTAAAGGCCTATGACCACGAGGTCATCGACAGCTCGGCGCGCAAGATCGTTGAGACTGTGACGCGAACTGGCGCACAGGTCGCGGGCCCGGTGCCGCTGCCGACGGAGAAGAACGTTTACTGCGTCATCCGATCGCCGCACAAGTACAAGGACTCGCGCGAGCACTTCGAGATGCGCACCCACAAGCGGCTGATCGACATCATCGACCCCACGCCGAAGACGGTCGACTCGCTCATGCGACTCGACCTCCCGGCCGGCGTTGACATCGAGATCAAGCTTTAA
- the rplC gene encoding 50S ribosomal protein L3, protein MATKQIKGVLGEKLGMTQVFDDAGKMVPVTVLKAGPCVVSRIRTPDTDGYSAVQIGYGQINPRKVNKPLGDYLRKNELTPRRHYVEVRTTDATEYTLGQEVTADSFEIGEKVDVTGKSKGKGFAGVMKRHGFRGLSASHGTQRKHRSPGSIGGCATPGRVFKGMRMAGRMGNVRKTIQNLTVHSVDAEKGLILVKGAVPGPNGGLVLVRTAVKGDK, encoded by the coding sequence ATGGCCACCAAGCAGATCAAGGGAGTTCTGGGCGAGAAGCTCGGCATGACCCAGGTCTTCGACGACGCGGGCAAGATGGTGCCCGTGACGGTTCTGAAGGCCGGTCCGTGCGTCGTCAGCCGCATCCGGACTCCCGACACCGACGGATACTCCGCTGTCCAGATCGGTTACGGGCAGATCAACCCGCGCAAGGTCAACAAGCCGCTCGGCGACTACCTGCGCAAGAACGAGTTGACCCCCCGCCGCCACTACGTCGAGGTTCGCACGACCGACGCCACCGAGTACACGCTCGGCCAGGAGGTCACCGCGGACAGCTTCGAGATCGGCGAGAAGGTCGACGTCACGGGCAAGAGCAAGGGCAAGGGCTTCGCCGGTGTGATGAAGCGCCACGGTTTCCGTGGTCTGTCCGCATCGCACGGCACGCAGCGCAAGCACCGCTCGCCCGGTTCCATCGGCGGCTGCGCCACACCCGGCCGCGTTTTCAAGGGCATGCGGATGGCCGGGCGCATGGGCAACGTGCGCAAGACCATCCAGAACCTGACCGTGCACTCCGTCGACGCGGAGAAGGGCCTCATCCTGGTCAAGGGTGCTGTGCCCGGTCCCAACGGCGGTCTGGTGCTTGTCCGTACCGCTGTGAAGGGGGACAAGTAA
- the rplD gene encoding 50S ribosomal protein L4: MAQIEVKNPEGGAKGSVELPESVFAQKVSIPLIHQVVNGQMAAGRQGTHATKTRGEVRGGGKKPYRQKGTGRARQGSIRAPQYTGGGTVHGPQPRDYSQRTPKKMKAAALRGALTDRANHGRIHVVSHFVAEDAVGKLTQTALKALRQVTESDKVLVVLAREDEHNRRALRNLGEVHILDANQVNTYDVLYSDDVVFTEAGYAEFLAHAAGTSKAAESEEDDQ, from the coding sequence ATGGCCCAGATCGAGGTCAAGAACCCCGAGGGCGGCGCCAAGGGCAGCGTCGAGCTGCCGGAGAGCGTCTTCGCCCAGAAGGTCAGCATTCCGCTGATCCATCAGGTCGTGAACGGTCAGATGGCCGCCGGCCGCCAGGGCACGCACGCCACCAAGACCCGCGGTGAAGTCCGCGGCGGTGGCAAGAAGCCCTACCGCCAGAAGGGCACCGGCCGGGCCCGTCAGGGCTCGATCCGCGCCCCGCAGTACACCGGTGGTGGAACCGTTCACGGTCCCCAGCCGCGTGACTACAGCCAGCGGACCCCGAAGAAGATGAAGGCCGCCGCCCTGCGCGGAGCCCTCACCGACCGGGCCAACCACGGCCGCATCCACGTCGTCAGCCACTTCGTGGCCGAGGACGCGGTCGGCAAGCTCACGCAGACCGCTCTCAAGGCGCTGCGTCAGGTGACCGAGTCCGACAAGGTCCTGGTCGTCCTGGCCCGCGAGGACGAGCACAACCGGCGCGCCCTGCGCAACCTCGGCGAGGTGCACATCCTCGACGCGAACCAGGTGAACACCTACGACGTCCTGTACTCGGACGACGTGGTCTTCACCGAGGCGGGCTACGCCGAGTTCCTGGCCCACGCGGCCGGCACCTCCAAGGCCGCTGAGTCCGAGGAGGACGACCAGTGA
- the rplW gene encoding 50S ribosomal protein L23, with product MRIADHRDIIVEPVISEKSYGLMDANKYTFIVRPDANKTQIKIAIEKIFEVKVTSVNTINRKGKRKRTRFGYGKRPDTKRAIVSVAEGDRIDIFGV from the coding sequence GTGAGGATCGCTGACCACCGCGACATCATCGTCGAGCCGGTGATCTCCGAGAAGAGCTACGGGCTCATGGACGCGAACAAGTACACGTTCATCGTCCGCCCCGACGCCAACAAGACGCAGATCAAGATCGCGATCGAGAAGATCTTCGAAGTGAAGGTCACCTCGGTGAACACGATCAACCGCAAGGGGAAGCGCAAGCGGACCCGCTTCGGTTACGGGAAGCGTCCCGACACCAAGCGCGCGATCGTGAGTGTCGCCGAAGGCGACCGGATCGACATCTTCGGTGTCTGA
- the rplB gene encoding 50S ribosomal protein L2 — protein sequence MGIRKYKPTTPGRRGSSVSDFVEITRSEPEKSLVRPLHSKGGRNGHGRITARHQGGGHKRAYRVIDFRRHDKDGVPAKVAHIEYDPNRTARIALLHYVDGEKRYILAPAGLKQGDRVENGPQSDIKPGNCLPLRNIPTGTFVHAVELKPGGGAKLGRSAGSQIQLLAKEGRYATLRMPSGEMRMVEITCRATVGQVGNAEQSNINWGKAGRSRWKGKRPTVRGVVMNPVDHPHGGGEGKTSGGRHPVSPWGKKEGRTRTKGKASDKLIVRRRRSGKKKR from the coding sequence ATGGGCATTCGTAAGTACAAGCCGACGACACCGGGTCGTCGCGGTTCGAGCGTGAGCGACTTCGTCGAGATCACGCGCTCCGAGCCGGAGAAGTCCCTGGTGCGTCCGCTCCACTCCAAGGGTGGGCGTAACGGCCACGGCCGGATCACCGCCCGCCACCAGGGTGGCGGACACAAGCGTGCCTACCGCGTGATCGACTTCCGTCGTCACGACAAGGACGGCGTGCCGGCCAAGGTCGCTCACATCGAGTACGACCCCAACCGCACCGCTCGCATCGCCCTGCTGCACTACGTGGACGGTGAGAAGCGCTACATTCTGGCGCCCGCCGGCCTCAAGCAGGGGGACCGGGTCGAGAACGGCCCGCAGTCCGACATCAAGCCGGGCAACTGCCTCCCGCTGCGCAACATCCCCACGGGTACGTTCGTGCACGCGGTCGAGCTGAAGCCGGGCGGCGGCGCCAAGCTGGGCCGTTCCGCCGGGTCCCAGATCCAGCTGCTCGCCAAGGAGGGCCGTTACGCCACGCTGCGTATGCCCTCCGGCGAGATGCGCATGGTGGAGATCACCTGCCGCGCGACCGTTGGGCAGGTCGGCAACGCCGAGCAGTCCAACATCAACTGGGGCAAGGCCGGCCGCTCGCGGTGGAAGGGCAAGCGCCCGACCGTCCGCGGTGTGGTCATGAACCCCGTCGACCACCCGCACGGTGGTGGCGAGGGCAAGACCTCCGGTGGTCGACACCCGGTCAGCCCCTGGGGCAAGAAGGAAGGCCGGACCCGGACCAAGGGCAAGGCCAGCGACAAGCTGATCGTGCGGCGTCGGCGTAGCGGCAAGAAGAAGCGGTAA
- the rpsS gene encoding 30S ribosomal protein S19 codes for MPRSLKKGPFVDDHLIKKVEVQNEKGTKNVIKTWSRRSMIVPEMIGHTIAVHDGRKHVPVFVSESMVGHKLGEFAPTRTFRSHVKEDRRSRR; via the coding sequence ATGCCACGTAGCCTTAAGAAGGGTCCCTTCGTCGACGACCACCTCATCAAGAAGGTGGAAGTCCAGAACGAGAAGGGGACCAAGAACGTCATCAAGACGTGGTCCCGGCGGTCCATGATCGTCCCGGAGATGATCGGTCACACGATCGCCGTCCACGATGGCCGCAAGCACGTCCCCGTGTTCGTGTCCGAGTCGATGGTCGGTCACAAGCTCGGCGAGTTCGCTCCCACGCGTACTTTCCGTAGCCACGTCAAGGAAGACCGCCGTAGCCGCCGTTAG
- the rplV gene encoding 50S ribosomal protein L22 — protein MGTRAQARFVRVTPRKARRVVDLIRGLPADEAQAVLRFAPQSASEPVGKVLASAIANAEHNDKLDRETLVVERAWVDEGPTLKRIRPRGFGRAFRVTKRTSHITVVVAENSGASSKTKERTR, from the coding sequence ATGGGAACGAGGGCACAGGCACGGTTCGTCCGTGTTACGCCCCGGAAGGCCCGCCGGGTGGTGGACCTTATTCGCGGGTTGCCCGCTGACGAGGCACAGGCGGTGCTCCGGTTCGCGCCCCAGTCGGCGAGCGAGCCTGTTGGCAAGGTACTGGCCAGTGCTATCGCCAACGCTGAGCACAACGACAAGCTGGACCGCGAGACGCTGGTGGTCGAGCGCGCGTGGGTGGACGAAGGTCCGACCCTCAAGCGCATTCGTCCGCGAGGCTTCGGCCGCGCTTTCCGGGTGACCAAGCGCACCAGCCACATCACCGTGGTGGTCGCTGAGAACTCGGGCGCCTCGTCCAAGACGAAGGAAAGGACCCGATAG
- the rpsC gene encoding 30S ribosomal protein S3, with translation MGQKVNPHGFRLGITTDFKSRWYADKSYKDYVKEDVAIRRMLTRGMERAGISKVEIERTRDRVRVDVYTARPGIVIGRRGVEADRIRTDLEKLTGKQVQLNVFEVKNPEIDAQLVAQGVAEQLSSRVAFRRAMRKAMQTAMKSGAKGIRIQCGGRLGGAEMSRSEFYREGRVPLHTLRADIDYGFFEARTTFGRIGVKVWIYKGDAPATRAEREAAQAAQRSAGGGGGGGGGQRRERPQRRRRGGPAGQQQGAEAKAPAESAKTEGS, from the coding sequence GTGGGGCAGAAGGTAAACCCGCACGGGTTCCGCCTCGGCATCACCACGGACTTCAAGAGTCGGTGGTACGCGGACAAGTCCTACAAGGACTATGTCAAGGAAGACGTGGCGATCCGTCGGATGCTGACCCGTGGCATGGAGCGCGCGGGCATCTCCAAGGTCGAGATCGAGCGCACCCGTGACCGTGTTCGCGTGGACGTCTACACCGCCCGGCCGGGCATCGTCATCGGCCGCCGCGGCGTGGAGGCCGACCGCATCCGGACGGATCTCGAGAAGCTGACCGGCAAGCAGGTCCAGCTGAACGTCTTCGAGGTGAAGAACCCCGAGATCGACGCACAGCTCGTCGCCCAGGGCGTCGCCGAGCAGCTGAGCAGCCGCGTGGCGTTCCGCCGCGCGATGCGCAAGGCGATGCAGACCGCGATGAAGAGCGGTGCCAAGGGCATCCGTATCCAGTGTGGTGGCCGTCTGGGCGGGGCTGAGATGTCCCGCTCGGAGTTCTACCGCGAGGGCCGGGTCCCGCTGCACACGCTGCGCGCCGACATCGACTACGGCTTCTTCGAGGCCCGTACGACGTTCGGTCGCATCGGCGTGAAGGTGTGGATCTACAAGGGTGACGCGCCCGCGACCCGCGCCGAGCGCGAGGCGGCCCAGGCCGCCCAGCGTTCCGCGGGTGGTGGCGGCGGCGGTGGCGGCGGTCAGCGCCGCGAGCGTCCGCAGCGGCGTCGTCGCGGCGGTCCCGCCGGCCAGCAGCAGGGAGCCGAGGCCAAGGCCCCGGCCGAGTCCGCGAAGACCGAGGGGAGCTAG
- the rplP gene encoding 50S ribosomal protein L16, with translation MLIPRKVKYRKQHHPDLRGKAKGGTSINFGEFGIQALESAYVTNRQIESARIAMTRHIKRGGKVWINIFPDRPLTKKPAEVRMGSGKGSPEWWVAPVKPGRVMFELSGVPEAVAKEAMRRAMHKLPMKCKFVKREGE, from the coding sequence GTGCTTATTCCTCGTAAGGTCAAGTACCGCAAGCAGCACCACCCCGACCTGCGTGGCAAGGCCAAGGGCGGCACGTCGATCAACTTCGGCGAGTTCGGCATCCAGGCTCTGGAGTCGGCCTACGTCACCAACCGGCAGATCGAGTCCGCTCGTATCGCCATGACGCGGCACATCAAGCGTGGCGGCAAGGTGTGGATCAACATCTTCCCGGACCGCCCGCTGACCAAGAAGCCGGCCGAGGTCCGCATGGGTTCCGGTAAGGGCTCGCCCGAGTGGTGGGTCGCCCCGGTCAAGCCCGGCCGTGTGATGTTCGAGCTGTCGGGCGTGCCCGAGGCCGTGGCGAAGGAAGCCATGCGCCGTGCGATGCACAAGCTCCCGATGAAGTGCAAGTTTGTTAAGCGGGAGGGGGAGTGA
- the rpmC gene encoding 50S ribosomal protein L29: MAKSVTAQELRDQSVEDLVAKLKEAKTELFNLRFQAATGQLDNHSRLRTVKREIARIYTILREHELGIVPLSGESAEETKEAAE, translated from the coding sequence ATGGCGAAGTCCGTGACTGCCCAGGAGCTGCGTGACCAGTCCGTCGAGGACCTGGTCGCCAAGCTCAAGGAAGCGAAGACCGAGCTCTTCAACCTCCGCTTCCAGGCCGCCACAGGCCAGCTCGACAACCACAGCCGGCTGCGTACCGTCAAGCGAGAGATCGCGCGGATCTACACGATCCTCCGGGAGCACGAGCTGGGCATCGTCCCGCTGTCTGGTGAGTCGGCTGAGGAGACGAAGGAAGCAGCCGAATGA
- the rpsQ gene encoding 30S ribosomal protein S17, with product MSENQTATRNYRKVREGYVVSDKMDKTVVVEVEDRIKHAMYGKVIRRTTKYKAHDEANSCGVGDRVRLMETRPLSATKRWRVVEILEKAK from the coding sequence ATGAGTGAGAACCAGACCGCGACCCGCAACTACCGCAAGGTGCGCGAGGGCTACGTCGTCAGCGACAAGATGGACAAGACCGTCGTCGTCGAGGTCGAAGACCGCATCAAGCACGCCATGTACGGCAAGGTCATCCGACGGACGACCAAGTACAAGGCGCACGACGAGGCGAACTCCTGTGGCGTCGGTGACCGGGTCCGTTTGATGGAGACCCGGCCGCTTTCCGCGACGAAGCGTTGGCGCGTCGTGGAGATCCTGGAGAAGGCTAAGTAA
- the rplN gene encoding 50S ribosomal protein L14, with the protein MIQQESRLKVADNTGAREILTIRVLGGSGRRYAGIGDTIVATVKDAQPGAAVKKGDVVKAVVVRTVKERRRPDGSYIRFDENAAVLIKDGGDPRGTRIFGPVGRELRDKKYMRIISLAPEVL; encoded by the coding sequence GTGATTCAGCAGGAGTCGCGACTCAAGGTCGCCGACAACACGGGTGCCAGGGAGATCCTGACCATCCGTGTACTCGGTGGCTCGGGTCGGCGCTACGCCGGGATCGGCGACACGATCGTCGCCACGGTGAAGGACGCCCAGCCTGGCGCTGCAGTCAAGAAGGGCGACGTCGTCAAGGCCGTTGTCGTGCGCACCGTCAAGGAGCGCCGCCGGCCCGACGGCTCCTACATCCGCTTCGATGAGAACGCTGCCGTGCTCATCAAGGACGGTGGGGACCCGCGAGGCACCCGCATCTTCGGCCCGGTGGGCCGTGAGCTGCGTGACAAGAAGTACATGCGCATTATTTCGCTGGCGCCGGAGGTGCTGTAG
- the rplX gene encoding 50S ribosomal protein L24: MKIKSGDEVIVIAGKDKGATGKVVKALPREDRVVVEGVNLVKKHRKANPAGGQQGEVVTKEAPIHVSNVALAEDGKASRVGYRFEEDGTKVRVSRRTGKDI, from the coding sequence ATGAAGATCAAATCTGGCGACGAGGTCATCGTCATCGCCGGCAAGGACAAGGGTGCCACCGGCAAGGTCGTCAAGGCCCTGCCGAGGGAAGACCGTGTCGTCGTCGAGGGCGTCAACCTGGTCAAGAAGCACAGGAAGGCCAACCCGGCGGGCGGCCAGCAGGGCGAGGTCGTCACCAAGGAGGCCCCCATCCACGTGAGCAATGTTGCGCTCGCGGAGGACGGCAAGGCGTCTCGGGTGGGCTACCGCTTCGAGGAAGACGGAACCAAGGTTCGGGTCTCCCGCCGCACCGGTAAGGACATCTGA
- the rplE gene encoding 50S ribosomal protein L5: MTVTNDITAPPMPRLKEKYRNEIVAALKEEHDIANIMQVPGLTKIVVNMGVGEAARDAKLIQGAIADLSAITGQKPKINRAKNSIAQFKLREGQPIGASVTLRGDRMWEFLDRLLSLALPRIRDFRGLSPKQFDGNGNYTFGLTEQVMFHEVDPDKVDRQRGMDITVVTTATTDDQGRSLLKQLGFPFKEA; the protein is encoded by the coding sequence ATGACGGTTACCAACGACATCACGGCCCCTCCGATGCCGAGGCTGAAGGAGAAGTACCGTAACGAGATCGTCGCTGCCCTCAAGGAGGAGCACGACATCGCCAACATCATGCAGGTCCCCGGTCTGACGAAGATCGTGGTCAACATGGGTGTCGGCGAGGCGGCTCGTGACGCGAAGCTGATCCAGGGCGCGATCGCCGACCTGTCGGCGATCACCGGGCAGAAGCCGAAGATCAACCGTGCCAAGAACTCCATCGCGCAGTTCAAGCTGCGCGAAGGCCAGCCGATCGGCGCCAGCGTCACGCTGCGCGGCGACCGGATGTGGGAGTTCCTGGACCGGCTGCTCTCGCTCGCCCTGCCCCGGATTCGGGACTTCCGCGGACTCTCGCCAAAGCAGTTCGACGGGAACGGGAACTACACCTTCGGTCTGACCGAGCAGGTCATGTTCCACGAGGTGGACCCGGACAAGGTCGACCGGCAGCGTGGGATGGACATCACGGTTGTCACCACGGCCACGACCGACGACCAGGGCCGCAGCCTGCTCAAGCAGCTCGGTTTCCCGTTCAAGGAAGCCTGA
- a CDS encoding type Z 30S ribosomal protein S14: MAKKSLIAKAQRKPKFAVRAYTRCSRCGRPRAVFRKFGLCRICFREMAHRGELPGITKSSW; this comes from the coding sequence ATGGCGAAGAAGTCCCTGATCGCGAAGGCGCAGCGGAAGCCGAAGTTCGCTGTCCGCGCGTATACTCGATGCTCTCGGTGCGGCCGCCCGCGTGCCGTCTTCCGGAAGTTCGGCCTGTGCCGTATCTGCTTCCGCGAGATGGCCCACCGCGGCGAGCTGCCCGGTATCACCAAGTCGAGCTGGTAG
- the rpsH gene encoding 30S ribosomal protein S8 — protein MTMTDPIADMLTRLRNANSAYHDTVTMPFSKIKAHIAEILQQEGFIQGWRTEEAPVGKSLVLELKYGPTRERSIAGIRRVSKPGLRVYAKKENLPRVLGGLGVAIISTSGGLMTNKQAKKRGVGGEVLAYVW, from the coding sequence ATGACGATGACCGACCCGATCGCAGACATGCTGACTCGTCTGCGCAACGCGAACTCGGCTTACCACGACACCGTGACGATGCCGTTTTCCAAGATCAAGGCGCACATCGCCGAGATCCTCCAGCAGGAGGGCTTCATTCAGGGCTGGCGGACCGAGGAGGCCCCTGTGGGCAAGAGCCTCGTCCTCGAACTGAAGTACGGCCCCACCCGTGAGCGTTCGATCGCGGGCATCCGCCGGGTCTCCAAGCCCGGACTTCGGGTGTACGCCAAGAAGGAGAACCTGCCGCGGGTGCTGGGTGGCCTCGGTGTGGCGATCATTTCGACGTCCGGTGGCCTGATGACGAACAAGCAGGCCAAGAAGCGTGGCGTTGGCGGCGAAGTTCTCGCCTACGTCTGGTAA
- the rplF gene encoding 50S ribosomal protein L6: protein MSRIGRLPISAPKGVEVTINGQDVTVKGPKGELKHTVAEPITVSKDGDLISVARPDDKPENRSLHGLTRALLANLIEGVSKGYAKTLEIHGVGYRVQARGANLEFSLGYSHPVVIEPPQGISFRVEKPTILHVEGIDKQLVGQVAANIRGLRKPDPYKAKGVRYKGEHIRRKAGKAGK from the coding sequence ATGTCGCGAATCGGTCGACTGCCGATCTCGGCCCCCAAGGGCGTCGAAGTCACGATTAACGGGCAAGACGTCACTGTCAAGGGGCCGAAAGGCGAATTGAAGCACACCGTCGCCGAGCCGATCACCGTCTCCAAGGACGGAGATCTCATCTCGGTGGCGCGTCCCGACGACAAGCCGGAGAACCGCTCGCTGCACGGTCTGACCCGTGCGCTGCTCGCGAACCTCATCGAGGGTGTCTCCAAGGGCTACGCGAAGACGCTGGAGATCCACGGTGTGGGTTACCGCGTCCAGGCACGCGGCGCCAACCTGGAGTTCTCGCTGGGCTACAGCCACCCCGTGGTGATCGAGCCCCCGCAGGGCATCAGCTTCCGCGTCGAGAAGCCGACGATCCTCCACGTCGAGGGCATCGACAAGCAGCTGGTGGGCCAGGTGGCCGCGAACATCCGCGGACTGCGCAAGCCTGACCCGTACAAGGCCAAGGGCGTGCGGTACAAGGGTGAGCACATCCGCCGCAAGGCCGGAAAGGCTGGTAAGTAG
- the rplR gene encoding 50S ribosomal protein L18 yields the protein MGITVSRKRTAKRATSRARRQFRVRKRIQGTAERPRLAVFRSSKHIVVQVIDDSRGHTLAAASTVEADVRGVDGTKSDKSVKVGQIIAQRAKEAGVSAVVFDRGGFQYSGRIAKLADAAREGGLEF from the coding sequence ATGGGTATCACCGTGAGCCGCAAGCGGACCGCCAAGCGCGCCACTTCCCGTGCGCGTCGCCAGTTCCGCGTTCGCAAGCGGATCCAGGGCACCGCCGAGCGTCCCCGCCTGGCCGTGTTCCGCTCCTCCAAGCACATCGTCGTCCAGGTCATCGACGACTCCCGGGGCCACACGCTGGCCGCGGCCTCCACTGTCGAGGCCGACGTGCGCGGCGTTGACGGCACCAAGTCGGACAAGTCCGTCAAGGTCGGCCAGATCATCGCCCAGCGCGCGAAGGAGGCCGGCGTCTCCGCGGTCGTGTTCGACCGCGGTGGCTTCCAGTACTCCGGCCGTATTGCCAAGCTCGCCGACGCGGCGCGCGAGGGCGGACTGGAGTTCTAG
- the rpsE gene encoding 30S ribosomal protein S5 has protein sequence MAAAPRRGAGGERRDRRDDRRGGAADKGVSYIEKVVTINRVAKVVKGGRRFSFTALVVVGDGNGMVGVGYGKAKEVPAAIAKGVEEAKKNFFRVPRIQGTIVHQVQGEDAAGVVMLRPAAPGTGVIAGGPVRAVLECAGIHDVLSKSLGSSNPLNIVRATVAALKGINQPEEIAARRGLPIEDVAPAAMLRARAEAKAGA, from the coding sequence ATGGCTGCAGCACCGCGGCGCGGCGCCGGTGGCGAGCGGCGTGATCGCCGTGACGATCGCCGCGGCGGCGCCGCAGACAAGGGTGTCTCCTACATCGAGAAGGTCGTGACCATCAACCGGGTCGCGAAGGTCGTCAAGGGCGGCCGTCGCTTCTCCTTCACCGCTCTCGTCGTCGTCGGTGACGGCAACGGGATGGTCGGTGTCGGTTACGGCAAGGCCAAGGAGGTCCCGGCCGCGATCGCCAAGGGTGTCGAGGAGGCGAAGAAGAACTTCTTCCGCGTCCCCCGCATCCAGGGCACGATCGTGCACCAGGTCCAGGGCGAGGACGCTGCCGGCGTCGTCATGCTCCGTCCGGCCGCTCCGGGTACCGGTGTCATCGCCGGCGGCCCCGTGCGCGCCGTCCTTGAGTGCGCCGGCATCCACGACGTGCTGAGCAAGTCGCTCGGCTCGTCCAACCCGCTGAACATCGTGCGCGCCACGGTCGCGGCGCTCAAGGGCATCAACCAGCCCGAAGAGATCGCCGCCCGTCGTGGCCTGCCGATCGAGGACGTTGCCCCGGCCGCCATGCTCCGTGCTCGCGCTGAGGCGAAGGCAGGAGCCTGA
- the rpmD gene encoding 50S ribosomal protein L30 — protein MAKLKITQTRSKIGGKEKQHAALQSLGLGRIGKSTVREDRPEVRGQITIVSHLVSVEEVAG, from the coding sequence ATGGCCAAGCTCAAGATCACGCAGACCCGCTCCAAGATCGGCGGCAAGGAGAAGCAGCACGCTGCTCTCCAGTCCCTCGGTCTGGGCCGGATCGGCAAGTCCACCGTCCGTGAGGACCGTCCCGAGGTTCGTGGCCAGATCACGATCGTCTCGCACCTCGTGTCCGTCGAGGAGGTTGCCGGATGA
- the rplO gene encoding 50S ribosomal protein L15, with amino-acid sequence MSDYNPDELLKLHHLRPAPGSNKSKVRKGRGEASKGKTAGRGTKGTKARNTVRPGFEGGQMPLIRRVPKLKGFSNARFKKHYQVVNLDRLAELYPEGGEVTVEGLVAKGAVRKNELVKVLGTGEITVAVQVSVNAFSATAKEKIEAAGGSITEL; translated from the coding sequence ATGAGCGACTACAACCCCGACGAGCTGCTCAAGCTGCACCACCTGCGGCCCGCTCCTGGCTCCAACAAGTCCAAGGTCCGCAAGGGCCGTGGCGAGGCGTCCAAGGGCAAGACCGCCGGTCGTGGCACCAAGGGCACGAAGGCTCGTAACACCGTGCGTCCCGGTTTCGAGGGCGGGCAGATGCCCCTCATCCGCCGGGTGCCGAAGCTCAAGGGCTTCAGCAACGCGCGCTTCAAGAAGCACTACCAGGTCGTCAACCTGGACCGGCTCGCCGAGCTGTACCCCGAGGGTGGCGAGGTCACCGTCGAGGGCCTGGTCGCCAAGGGCGCCGTTCGCAAGAACGAGCTCGTCAAGGTGCTGGGTACCGGTGAGATCACCGTCGCCGTGCAGGTGAGCGTGAACGCGTTCTCCGCAACGGCGAAGGAGAAGATCGAAGCCGCCGGTGGCTCCATCACCGAGCTGTAG